One Mycolicibacter sp. MU0083 DNA window includes the following coding sequences:
- a CDS encoding aldehyde dehydrogenase family protein: MTVFARPGAAGALMSYESRYGNFIGGQWVPPVDGAYFENTTPVTGQPFCEIPRSTAADIDRALDAAHAAAPAWGKTSPADRAEILGKIADRIDAHREQLAVAEVWDNGKPVRETLAADIPLAADHFRYFAAAIRTQEGALSQLDDDTVAYHFHEPLGVVGQIIPWNFPLLMAAWKLAPALAAGNAVVLKPAEQTPASILFLMSLIGDLLPPGVVNVVNGFGVEAGKPLASSNRIAKIGFTGETTTGRLIMQYASQNIIPVTLELGGKSPNIFFSDVLAANDDFSDKALEGFAGFALNQGEVCTCPSRGLVQAPIYDEFLELAAIRTKAIRQGDPLDTTTMIGAQASNDQLEKILSYIAIGKEEGATAVTGGERSDLGGDLSGGYYVQPTIFAGHNKMRVFQEEIFGPVVSVTSFTDYADAIGQANDTIYGLAAGVWSRDGNTAYRAGRDIQAGRVWVNCYHNYPAHAAFGGYKQSGIGRENHKMVLDHYQQTKNLLVSYSDQAQGLF; this comes from the coding sequence ATGACCGTTTTCGCACGTCCAGGCGCCGCAGGCGCGCTGATGAGCTACGAGTCCCGGTACGGGAACTTCATCGGCGGGCAGTGGGTCCCGCCGGTGGACGGTGCGTACTTCGAGAACACCACGCCGGTCACCGGTCAGCCGTTCTGCGAGATCCCGCGTTCCACCGCGGCCGACATCGATCGTGCGCTCGACGCCGCACACGCCGCCGCCCCGGCCTGGGGCAAGACCTCCCCGGCCGACCGGGCCGAGATCCTGGGCAAGATCGCCGACCGCATCGACGCGCACCGCGAACAACTCGCGGTCGCCGAGGTGTGGGACAACGGCAAACCGGTTCGCGAGACGCTGGCCGCCGACATCCCCTTGGCCGCAGATCATTTCCGTTACTTCGCCGCCGCGATCCGCACCCAGGAGGGTGCGTTGAGCCAACTCGACGACGACACCGTCGCCTACCACTTCCACGAGCCGCTGGGTGTGGTCGGGCAGATCATCCCGTGGAACTTCCCGCTGCTGATGGCCGCCTGGAAGCTGGCGCCCGCACTGGCCGCCGGCAACGCCGTGGTGCTCAAGCCCGCCGAGCAGACCCCGGCGTCGATCCTGTTCCTGATGAGCCTGATCGGCGATCTGCTGCCGCCGGGAGTCGTCAACGTGGTCAACGGATTCGGCGTCGAAGCGGGCAAGCCGCTGGCATCGAGCAACCGGATCGCCAAGATCGGCTTCACCGGCGAGACCACCACCGGTCGGCTGATCATGCAGTACGCCAGCCAGAATATCATCCCGGTCACCCTGGAGCTGGGCGGCAAGAGCCCGAACATCTTCTTCTCCGACGTGCTGGCCGCGAACGACGACTTCTCCGACAAGGCGCTCGAGGGATTCGCCGGGTTCGCACTCAACCAGGGTGAGGTGTGCACCTGCCCGTCGCGCGGTCTGGTGCAGGCCCCCATCTACGACGAGTTCCTGGAACTGGCCGCGATCCGCACCAAGGCGATCCGCCAGGGCGACCCGCTGGACACCACCACGATGATCGGGGCGCAGGCCTCCAACGATCAGCTGGAGAAGATCCTGTCCTACATCGCGATCGGCAAGGAGGAGGGCGCCACCGCCGTCACCGGCGGGGAGCGGTCCGACCTGGGCGGTGATCTCTCCGGCGGCTACTACGTGCAGCCGACGATCTTCGCCGGGCACAACAAGATGCGGGTCTTCCAGGAGGAGATCTTCGGCCCGGTGGTGTCGGTGACGTCGTTCACCGACTACGCCGACGCCATCGGCCAGGCCAACGACACCATCTACGGACTGGCCGCCGGAGTGTGGAGCCGCGACGGCAACACCGCCTACCGGGCCGGCCGTGACATCCAGGCCGGGCGGGTCTGGGTCAACTGCTACCACAACTACCCGGCGCACGCGGCGTTCGGCGGCTACAAGCAGTCCGGTATCGGCCGGGAGAACCACAAGATGGTGCTCGACCACTACCAGCAGACCAAGAACCTGCTGGTGTCCTACTCCGATCAGGCGCAGGGCCTGTTCTGA
- a CDS encoding prolyl oligopeptidase family serine peptidase yields MASMPAEDATDPYLWLEDVTADRSLEWVRAHNTPTVDEFAGDGFEAMRKSALEVLDTDARIPYVRRRGEYLYNFWRDGANPRGLWRRTTLDSYRGAAPDWDVLIDLDELARTDGENWVWSGANVIRPHHNRALVSLSRGGSDAVVVREFDMVKREFVAGGFEIPEAKTRIGWEDDDTVLVGTDFGADSLTESGYPRVVKRWRRGQDLAQAETLFTGASTDVVVAAGCDRTPGFERTLLSRAIDFFNEEVYELRDGELIRIDAPTDASVSVHRQWILIDLRTDWYIGTASYRAGSLLAADYEEFLAGTAECRVVFEPDAHTALHHYAWTRDRLVLVTLHDVASRVEVVTPGDWRRRPVAEVPANTNTVIAAADDTGDEIFLDSSGFDRPSRLLHGPVDGPLTEIKSAPEFFDGDGLEVTQYFATSADGTAIPYFVVRPPDATGVTLLGGYGGFEVARTPGYDGVLGRLWLARGGTYVLANIRGGGEYGPGWHTQAMRAGRHLVAEDFAAVAADLVNRGITTVEQLGAVGGSNGGLLMGIMLTAYPQLFGALVCQVPLLDMRRYHLLLAGASWVAEYGDPDDPAEWEFISKYSPYQNISADAQYPPVLITTSTRDDRVHPGHARKMTAALQDAGHRVWYYENIEGGHGGAADNAQAAFKSALSFSFLWRMLGGRD; encoded by the coding sequence ATGGCTTCCATGCCTGCCGAAGACGCCACCGACCCGTACCTGTGGCTGGAAGACGTCACCGCCGATCGGTCACTGGAGTGGGTGCGCGCCCACAACACCCCGACGGTCGACGAGTTCGCCGGTGACGGGTTCGAGGCGATGCGGAAATCCGCTCTGGAGGTGCTCGACACCGACGCCCGCATCCCCTACGTGCGTCGCCGCGGCGAATACCTCTACAACTTCTGGCGCGACGGGGCCAACCCGCGTGGGCTGTGGCGGCGCACCACTCTTGACAGCTACCGGGGGGCGGCACCGGACTGGGACGTGCTGATCGACCTCGACGAGCTGGCCCGCACCGACGGCGAGAACTGGGTGTGGAGCGGCGCCAACGTGATCCGTCCGCACCACAACCGGGCACTGGTATCGCTGTCCCGCGGTGGTTCGGACGCCGTGGTGGTGCGTGAATTCGACATGGTGAAAAGGGAATTCGTTGCCGGCGGCTTCGAGATCCCCGAAGCCAAGACCCGGATCGGCTGGGAGGACGACGACACCGTTCTGGTCGGCACCGATTTCGGCGCCGACTCGCTGACCGAATCCGGTTACCCCCGGGTGGTGAAGCGGTGGCGTCGCGGCCAAGACCTGGCTCAGGCCGAGACACTGTTCACCGGGGCGAGCACCGATGTGGTGGTGGCCGCGGGCTGTGACCGCACCCCGGGATTCGAGCGGACCCTGCTGTCGCGGGCGATCGACTTCTTCAACGAGGAGGTCTACGAGCTGCGCGACGGTGAACTGATCCGGATCGATGCGCCCACCGACGCCTCGGTCTCGGTTCATCGGCAGTGGATCCTGATCGACCTGCGCACCGACTGGTACATCGGCACCGCGTCGTATCGGGCCGGGTCCCTGCTGGCCGCCGACTACGAGGAATTCCTCGCCGGCACCGCCGAATGCCGCGTCGTCTTCGAACCCGACGCGCACACCGCCCTGCACCACTACGCCTGGACCCGCGACCGGCTGGTGCTGGTCACCCTGCACGACGTGGCGAGCCGGGTGGAGGTGGTCACGCCGGGCGACTGGCGGCGGCGGCCGGTCGCCGAGGTGCCCGCCAACACCAACACCGTGATCGCGGCCGCCGACGACACCGGCGACGAGATCTTCCTGGATTCAAGCGGATTCGACCGCCCGTCCCGGCTGCTCCACGGACCGGTGGACGGTCCGCTGACCGAGATCAAGTCCGCTCCGGAGTTTTTCGACGGCGACGGGCTGGAGGTCACCCAGTACTTCGCCACCTCCGCCGACGGCACCGCGATCCCGTACTTCGTGGTGCGCCCGCCGGACGCCACCGGCGTGACCCTGCTGGGCGGCTACGGCGGCTTCGAAGTGGCCCGCACCCCCGGTTACGACGGCGTCCTGGGACGGCTGTGGTTGGCCCGCGGCGGTACCTACGTGCTGGCGAACATCCGGGGCGGCGGCGAATACGGGCCCGGTTGGCACACCCAGGCGATGCGCGCGGGCCGGCACCTGGTGGCCGAGGATTTCGCCGCGGTGGCCGCCGATCTGGTGAACCGCGGCATCACCACCGTCGAGCAGCTCGGTGCGGTGGGCGGCAGTAACGGGGGGCTGCTGATGGGCATCATGCTGACCGCCTACCCGCAGCTGTTCGGGGCGCTGGTCTGCCAGGTGCCGCTGCTGGACATGCGCCGCTATCACCTGCTACTGGCCGGCGCGTCCTGGGTGGCCGAGTACGGCGACCCGGATGACCCCGCGGAATGGGAGTTCATCAGCAAATACTCGCCGTACCAGAATATTTCGGCGGACGCGCAGTACCCGCCGGTGCTGATCACCACGTCCACCCGCGACGACCGGGTGCATCCCGGCCACGCCCGCAAGATGACCGCGGCGCTGCAGGATGCCGGGCATCGGGTCTGGTACTACGAGAACATCGAGGGCGGGCACGGCGGGGCCGCCGACAACGCACAGGCGGCGTTCAAGTCCGCGCTGAGCTTCTCGTTCCTGTGGCGGATGCTGGGCGGGCGCGACTGA
- the ramB gene encoding acetate metabolism transcriptional regulator RamB codes for MAKTYVGSRVRQLRSERGFSQAALAQMLEISPSYLNQIEHDVRPLTVAVLLRIAEVFGVDASFFASQDDTRLVAELREVAMDRDIDMDVDLSEVAELVSTHPKLARAMVNLHRRYRNTAAQLAAATEERFSDGSGTGAITMPHEEVRDYFYERQNYLHELDTAAEELATRMRRHQGELAVELANRLTEVHGVHINRRIDLGETVLHRYDAATKTLDISNHLSWGQRVFKMAAELAYLEYDDQIAAMVDEGKFTSKDSRTLARLGLANYFAAAIVLPYGQFHDSAENFRYDIERLSAFYRVSYETIAHRLSTLQRPSMRGVPFSFVRVDRAGNMSKRQSATGFHFSSSGGTCPLWNVYETFGNPGKILVQIAEMPDGRKYLWVARTVERRAARWGQPDKTFAIGLGCELRHAHRLVYSEGLDLAAGHDVPATPIGVGCRVCDHDNCPQRAFPALGRDLDLNEHRSTVSPYLVKQQR; via the coding sequence GTGGCCAAGACCTACGTCGGCTCCCGAGTGCGCCAACTGCGCAGCGAGCGCGGGTTCAGCCAGGCCGCACTGGCCCAGATGTTGGAGATCTCCCCGAGCTACCTCAATCAGATCGAGCACGACGTCCGGCCCTTGACCGTGGCGGTACTGCTGCGGATCGCCGAGGTGTTCGGCGTGGACGCCAGTTTCTTCGCCTCCCAGGACGACACCCGGTTGGTCGCCGAACTGCGCGAGGTCGCCATGGACCGCGACATCGACATGGACGTCGATCTGTCCGAGGTCGCCGAACTGGTCAGCACCCACCCGAAACTGGCCCGCGCGATGGTCAACCTGCACCGCCGCTACCGCAACACGGCGGCGCAACTGGCCGCGGCCACCGAGGAGCGGTTCTCCGACGGCAGCGGCACCGGCGCCATCACCATGCCGCACGAAGAGGTCCGCGACTACTTCTACGAGCGGCAGAACTATCTGCACGAACTCGACACCGCCGCCGAGGAACTCGCCACCCGGATGCGTCGGCACCAGGGTGAACTGGCCGTCGAACTGGCCAACCGGCTGACCGAGGTGCACGGCGTACACATCAACCGCCGGATCGACCTGGGCGAGACGGTGCTGCACCGCTACGACGCGGCGACCAAGACACTCGACATCTCCAACCACCTGTCGTGGGGCCAACGGGTGTTCAAGATGGCCGCCGAGCTGGCCTATCTGGAGTACGACGACCAGATCGCGGCGATGGTCGACGAGGGCAAGTTCACCTCCAAGGACTCCCGCACCCTGGCCCGGCTCGGGCTGGCCAACTACTTCGCCGCGGCGATCGTGTTGCCCTACGGGCAGTTCCACGACAGCGCCGAGAACTTCCGCTACGACATCGAACGGCTCTCGGCGTTCTACCGGGTCAGCTACGAGACCATCGCACACCGGCTGTCCACCCTGCAGCGGCCGTCGATGCGGGGTGTGCCGTTCTCGTTCGTCCGCGTCGACCGGGCCGGAAACATGTCGAAACGGCAGTCGGCCACCGGTTTTCACTTCTCATCCAGCGGGGGAACCTGCCCGCTGTGGAACGTCTACGAGACGTTCGGCAATCCCGGGAAGATCCTGGTGCAGATCGCCGAGATGCCCGACGGCCGCAAATACCTGTGGGTGGCGCGCACCGTGGAGCGCCGGGCGGCGCGCTGGGGCCAACCGGACAAGACGTTCGCGATCGGGCTGGGCTGCGAACTGCGCCACGCCCACCGGCTGGTCTACTCCGAGGGACTGGACCTGGCCGCCGGTCACGACGTCCCGGCGACCCCGATCGGGGTGGGCTGCCGGGTCTGCGACCACGACAACTGTCCGCAACGGGCGTTCCCCGCGCTCGGTCGCGACCTCGATCTCAACGAACACCGCAGCACGGTTTCGCCATATCTGGTAAAGCAACAGCGGTGA
- a CDS encoding putative holin → MIPLPRPWSLSSAMLVGVAAGILAGIGVSLLVTAPLRPDIAIALVLGVPSVAGMVLVFVSSRRWVTALGGFLLASGVGWFGALAAIQAVSGA, encoded by the coding sequence GTGATTCCGCTGCCACGCCCCTGGTCGTTGAGCAGCGCCATGCTGGTCGGGGTGGCGGCCGGGATCCTGGCGGGTATCGGCGTGAGCCTGCTCGTCACCGCGCCGCTGCGCCCGGATATCGCGATCGCGCTGGTGCTCGGGGTGCCCAGCGTCGCCGGGATGGTGCTGGTGTTCGTCTCCTCGCGCAGGTGGGTAACCGCCCTGGGCGGATTTCTGCTCGCGTCGGGGGTCGGCTGGTTCGGCGCGCTGGCCGCGATCCAGGCGGTGTCGGGTGCCTGA
- a CDS encoding carboxymuconolactone decarboxylase family protein, protein MTARIPASPGLRDLGVANWLFCKIAARRQHVPRAHLFTTLGQHKRLMWAWLPFGGVLMRGGKFPTRDTELVILRVGHLRNSRYELQHHTRMARAVGLDDATQARIFEGPGASGLTDRQRVLLTAVDELVETRTLSDETWVRLAEHLDRPRLIEFVMLTSQYDALAATLSALRVPLDFDE, encoded by the coding sequence GTGACCGCTCGCATCCCCGCCTCCCCCGGCCTGCGCGACCTCGGCGTCGCCAACTGGTTGTTCTGCAAGATCGCCGCACGCCGCCAGCACGTGCCCCGGGCACACCTGTTCACCACCTTGGGCCAGCACAAGCGGCTGATGTGGGCCTGGCTGCCGTTCGGCGGGGTGCTGATGCGCGGCGGCAAATTCCCCACCCGCGACACCGAACTGGTGATCCTGCGCGTCGGGCACCTGCGCAACAGTCGATACGAACTGCAGCACCACACCCGGATGGCGCGGGCCGTCGGCCTCGACGACGCGACCCAGGCCCGTATCTTCGAGGGACCCGGCGCCTCCGGGCTCACCGACCGGCAGCGGGTGCTGCTGACCGCGGTCGACGAGCTGGTGGAAACCCGGACCCTGTCCGACGAGACCTGGGTCCGGTTGGCCGAGCACCTGGATCGGCCCCGGTTGATCGAATTCGTCATGCTGACAAGCCAATACGACGCCCTGGCCGCCACCTTGAGTGCACTGCGCGTGCCGCTGGACTTCGATGAGTAG
- a CDS encoding aldehyde dehydrogenase family protein, protein MTATNPAVTFSGTGTVYSPATGEAAGEVRWTDPADVETIATGLRAAQREWERRGAKGRAKALARYAVWLGDNRDEIEKLLIAETGKSGTDAAQEVPLLIMILSYVIKVMDKAVAPETRPASTPLLKIKKITVHYRPRPVVGVIAPWNYPVANALMDAIGALAAGCAVLLKPSEQTPLTAELLRQGWLASGAPDVFAVVQGAREVAEAVIDNSDYVQFTGSTATGRKVAERAASRLVPVSLELGGKDPMIVCEDADIDLAAHAAVWGAMFNAGQTCVSVERVYVLEPVYDKFVAAVVRDVEALQMGVGEGNHFGALISDQQLAVTERHVKAALAAGARALTGGQRRSGPGSFYLPTVLVDVDHSMACMTEETFGPTLPIMKVASVEEAIRLANDSAYGLSASVFSADVARAKDIALQLDCGAVNVNDVISNLMCTTAPMGGWKTSGIGARFGGEDGIRKFCRQETVVAPRTNVGAGGNFYHNSLATLARTNRLLTRIVSARPRRTAK, encoded by the coding sequence ATGACCGCCACCAACCCCGCCGTGACGTTCTCCGGCACCGGTACCGTGTACAGCCCCGCCACCGGGGAAGCCGCCGGTGAGGTCCGGTGGACAGACCCCGCCGACGTCGAGACGATCGCCACCGGGCTGCGCGCCGCGCAGCGGGAATGGGAACGCCGCGGCGCCAAGGGCCGGGCCAAGGCGCTGGCCCGGTACGCGGTGTGGCTCGGCGACAACCGGGACGAGATCGAGAAGCTGCTGATCGCCGAGACCGGCAAGTCCGGCACCGACGCCGCCCAAGAGGTCCCGCTGCTGATCATGATCCTGTCGTACGTGATCAAGGTGATGGACAAGGCGGTGGCCCCCGAGACCCGGCCGGCGTCCACGCCGCTGCTGAAGATCAAGAAGATCACCGTCCACTACCGGCCCCGTCCGGTGGTCGGGGTGATCGCGCCGTGGAACTACCCGGTGGCGAACGCGTTGATGGACGCCATCGGAGCGCTGGCGGCCGGGTGCGCGGTGCTGCTCAAGCCGTCCGAGCAGACCCCGCTGACCGCGGAACTGCTGCGCCAGGGCTGGCTGGCCTCCGGTGCGCCGGACGTGTTCGCGGTGGTGCAGGGCGCCCGGGAGGTGGCCGAAGCCGTCATCGACAACTCCGACTACGTGCAGTTCACCGGTTCCACCGCCACCGGCCGCAAGGTCGCCGAGCGGGCCGCGAGCCGCCTGGTGCCGGTCAGTCTCGAACTGGGCGGCAAGGACCCGATGATCGTCTGCGAGGACGCCGACATCGACCTGGCCGCGCATGCCGCGGTGTGGGGCGCGATGTTCAACGCCGGCCAGACCTGTGTGTCCGTCGAGCGGGTGTATGTGCTCGAACCCGTCTACGACAAGTTCGTCGCCGCCGTCGTCCGCGATGTCGAGGCGCTGCAGATGGGTGTCGGCGAGGGCAACCACTTCGGGGCGCTGATCAGCGATCAGCAGCTCGCCGTCACCGAGCGGCACGTCAAGGCGGCACTGGCCGCGGGGGCGCGCGCACTGACCGGCGGACAGCGCCGCAGCGGCCCGGGCAGCTTCTACCTGCCCACCGTGCTGGTCGACGTCGATCACTCGATGGCCTGCATGACCGAGGAGACCTTCGGCCCCACCCTGCCGATCATGAAGGTCGCCAGCGTCGAAGAGGCCATCCGGCTCGCCAACGACAGCGCCTACGGGCTCAGTGCATCGGTGTTCTCCGCCGATGTCGCACGCGCCAAAGACATTGCACTGCAACTCGACTGCGGAGCCGTCAACGTCAACGACGTGATCTCCAACCTGATGTGCACCACCGCGCCGATGGGCGGCTGGAAGACGTCGGGCATCGGGGCGCGCTTCGGCGGCGAGGACGGCATCCGCAAGTTCTGCCGGCAGGAGACCGTCGTCGCGCCGCGGACCAACGTCGGTGCGGGCGGCAACTTCTACCACAACTCGCTGGCGACCCTGGCTCGTACCAACCGGTTGCTCACCCGGATCGTGTCGGCGCGTCCGCGACGCACCGCGAAATAG
- a CDS encoding DUF92 domain-containing protein, giving the protein MTDTIVHDLAVAGGGVLLIAAVLIVVGRALARRGAGPLVTRKIPHALCGLFAALAAFQLSNGVVVAGVLAAATLALAFIVERGLVPVPGVFDGTRSRDYGLVGFAAGALLAVLAFWPDRVAIAAGVVVLGLADAGAALVGDRYGRHRVTAGGGVRSLEGSVAFVVIAFAVSWAFCRLGLELTSFMALAVSLFVALTTACLELLVLPAADNLLITPWVALLLHTARELSTDDAMRWLAAAVFGCAIVPFMLRMRWLDLPGALSGGLIAGVAVGLGGWGWIIPAAVFFSLTSLLTAYRRPGRTAGMRTMSQVAVNAGLPVLIPVIGYAVTRDPLWYAVSIGGIAAGIADSWASEIGRFSAREPLSLRTRGRVPKGTSGAVSPLGTGATVLGAASVGAFGTLFGGWAMLPVGLAAGVAGSLVDTVIGATVQARFDCGSCGATVEDAMHCGLPTRPSHGWRWVGNDVVNACANVTGMLVGAALFAISAR; this is encoded by the coding sequence GTGACCGACACCATCGTCCATGACCTGGCTGTCGCCGGCGGCGGGGTCCTGCTGATCGCCGCCGTGCTGATCGTCGTCGGGCGGGCCCTGGCGCGCCGCGGCGCCGGGCCGCTGGTCACCCGCAAGATCCCGCACGCCCTCTGCGGTCTGTTCGCCGCCCTGGCCGCGTTCCAGCTCTCCAACGGGGTGGTGGTGGCCGGGGTGCTGGCCGCCGCGACGCTGGCGTTGGCGTTCATCGTGGAACGCGGCCTGGTGCCGGTACCCGGCGTCTTCGACGGCACCCGCTCCCGCGACTACGGGCTGGTGGGGTTCGCCGCCGGCGCACTGCTGGCGGTGCTGGCGTTCTGGCCGGACCGGGTCGCGATCGCCGCGGGTGTGGTGGTGCTGGGCCTGGCCGACGCCGGTGCGGCACTGGTCGGGGACCGCTACGGCCGACACCGGGTGACCGCCGGCGGCGGGGTGCGTTCCCTGGAGGGGTCGGTGGCGTTCGTGGTCATCGCCTTCGCCGTGTCCTGGGCGTTCTGCCGGCTGGGCCTGGAGTTGACGTCGTTCATGGCGTTGGCGGTGTCGCTGTTCGTCGCCCTGACCACGGCCTGTCTGGAACTACTGGTACTGCCCGCGGCCGACAATCTACTGATCACGCCGTGGGTGGCGCTGCTGTTGCACACCGCCCGGGAGTTGTCCACCGACGACGCCATGCGCTGGCTGGCCGCGGCCGTATTCGGTTGCGCCATCGTGCCGTTCATGCTGCGGATGCGCTGGCTGGACCTGCCGGGCGCCCTATCCGGCGGGCTGATCGCCGGAGTGGCCGTCGGCCTGGGCGGCTGGGGGTGGATCATCCCGGCCGCGGTGTTCTTCTCGTTGACCAGCCTGCTGACCGCCTACCGGCGGCCCGGCCGGACCGCCGGGATGCGCACCATGAGCCAGGTCGCGGTGAACGCCGGCCTGCCGGTGCTGATCCCGGTTATCGGCTACGCGGTGACCCGCGACCCGCTGTGGTACGCGGTGTCGATCGGTGGGATCGCCGCAGGAATCGCCGACTCCTGGGCCTCGGAGATCGGCCGCTTCTCCGCCCGCGAGCCGCTGTCACTGCGCACCCGGGGCCGCGTCCCCAAGGGCACCTCGGGCGCGGTCTCCCCGCTCGGCACCGGTGCGACGGTGTTGGGGGCGGCCTCGGTCGGTGCGTTCGGCACCCTGTTCGGCGGGTGGGCGATGCTGCCGGTGGGCCTGGCCGCCGGTGTCGCCGGATCCCTGGTCGACACCGTGATCGGGGCGACCGTGCAGGCCCGGTTCGACTGCGGATCCTGCGGGGCGACGGTCGAGGACGCGATGCACTGCGGCTTGCCGACCCGGCCGTCGCACGGTTGGCGATGGGTGGGCAACGACGTGGTCAACGCCTGCGCCAACGTCACCGGGATGCTCGTCGGGGCAGCCCTGTTCGCGATTTCGGCGCGCTGA
- the lpdA gene encoding dihydrolipoyl dehydrogenase — protein sequence MTHFDVVVLGAGPGGYVAAIRAAQLGLNTAIIEPKYWGGVCLNVGCIPSKALLRNAELAHIFTREAAAFGISGTATFDYGAAFDRSRKVADGRVAGVHFLMKKNKITEINGYGTFTDPHTLSVALNDGGTQTVTFGHAIIATGSSTRLVPGTSLSTNVVTYEQLILSRELPKSIVIAGAGAIGMEFSYVLANYGVDVTVVEFLPRALPNEDAEVSKEIEKQFKKLGVKIRTGTKVESITDDGSTVSVVVSKDGQTETLQADKVLQAIGFAPNVDGYGLEAAGVALTERRAIGVGEYMQTSVPHIYAIGDVTGLLQLAHVAEAQGVVAAETIGGAETMPLGDYRMMPRATFCQPQVASFGLTEEQAKAEGYDVKVVKFPFTANGKAHGVGDPSGFVKLIADARYGELIGGHLVGHDVSELLPELTLAQKWDLTANELARNVHTHPTMSEALQECFHGLTGHMINF from the coding sequence GTGACCCACTTTGACGTCGTAGTCCTCGGAGCCGGCCCCGGTGGTTATGTCGCGGCCATTCGTGCCGCCCAATTGGGCCTGAACACCGCGATCATCGAACCGAAATACTGGGGCGGGGTCTGTCTCAACGTCGGCTGTATCCCGTCCAAGGCGCTGCTGCGCAACGCCGAACTGGCCCACATCTTCACCCGGGAGGCCGCCGCCTTCGGGATCAGCGGTACCGCCACCTTCGACTACGGCGCGGCGTTCGACCGCAGCCGCAAGGTCGCCGACGGCCGGGTGGCCGGCGTGCACTTCCTGATGAAGAAGAACAAGATCACCGAGATCAACGGCTACGGCACGTTCACCGACCCGCACACCCTGTCGGTTGCCCTCAACGACGGTGGCACCCAGACGGTTACGTTCGGTCACGCGATCATCGCGACCGGGTCCAGCACCCGTCTGGTGCCGGGCACCTCGCTGTCGACCAACGTGGTCACCTACGAGCAGCTGATCCTGAGCCGGGAGCTGCCGAAGTCCATCGTCATCGCCGGCGCCGGCGCCATCGGCATGGAGTTCTCCTACGTGCTGGCCAACTACGGCGTGGACGTCACCGTGGTGGAGTTCCTGCCACGGGCACTGCCCAACGAGGACGCCGAGGTGTCCAAGGAGATCGAGAAGCAGTTCAAGAAACTGGGCGTCAAGATTCGCACCGGAACCAAGGTGGAGAGCATCACCGATGATGGCTCGACGGTGTCGGTGGTGGTCAGCAAGGACGGCCAGACCGAGACGCTGCAGGCCGATAAGGTGTTGCAGGCCATCGGCTTTGCCCCCAACGTGGACGGCTACGGGCTGGAGGCCGCCGGCGTCGCACTGACCGAGCGACGTGCCATCGGCGTCGGCGAGTACATGCAGACCTCGGTGCCGCACATCTACGCGATCGGCGATGTCACCGGGCTGCTGCAGTTGGCGCACGTCGCCGAGGCGCAGGGTGTGGTGGCCGCCGAGACCATCGGCGGCGCCGAGACCATGCCGCTGGGCGACTACCGGATGATGCCGCGCGCCACCTTCTGCCAGCCGCAGGTGGCCAGCTTCGGGCTCACCGAGGAGCAGGCCAAAGCCGAGGGCTACGACGTGAAGGTGGTCAAGTTCCCGTTCACCGCCAACGGCAAGGCGCACGGGGTGGGCGACCCGAGCGGCTTCGTGAAGCTGATCGCCGACGCCCGCTACGGCGAACTGATCGGCGGACACCTGGTCGGCCACGACGTCTCCGAGCTGCTGCCGGAGCTGACGCTGGCACAGAAGTGGGACCTGACCGCCAATGAGCTGGCCCGCAACGTGCACACTCACCCGACCATGTCCGAGGCGCTGCAGGAGTGCTTCCACGGCCTGACCGGCCACATGATCAACTTCTAA